One window of the Pseudarthrobacter sp. ATCC 49987 genome contains the following:
- a CDS encoding ABC transporter ATP-binding protein, producing the protein MSSTPSPLDPRSSARGPLNLVNVTLEYPDGDGTIKALDAVNLTVQAGQMVSLVGPSGSGKSSLLAAAATLVRPTHGLVVIDGTDATGLGDKDLTMLRREKVGIIFQQPNLLASLTAAEQLIIGDHLRGKSVKAARAKAAELLDVVGLSSSAGKRPHQLSGGQRQRVNIARALMGDPKVLLVDEPTAALDHERSDSIVRLLRRVTDDFRVATVMVTHDTEFVPLTDSVATMRDGKLTAPVLTTV; encoded by the coding sequence ATGTCCTCCACCCCCAGCCCTCTCGACCCCCGGTCCTCCGCCCGGGGCCCCCTGAACCTCGTCAACGTCACGCTCGAATACCCGGACGGGGACGGGACCATCAAAGCCCTGGACGCCGTGAACCTCACCGTGCAGGCGGGCCAGATGGTCTCCCTCGTCGGCCCGTCAGGTTCCGGAAAATCCAGCCTCCTGGCTGCAGCCGCCACCCTGGTCCGCCCCACCCATGGCCTGGTGGTCATCGACGGCACCGACGCCACCGGGCTCGGCGACAAGGACCTCACCATGCTGCGGCGGGAGAAGGTCGGCATCATCTTCCAGCAGCCCAACCTGCTCGCCTCCCTGACTGCCGCCGAACAGCTCATTATCGGCGACCACCTGCGCGGAAAGTCCGTCAAAGCCGCCCGGGCCAAAGCCGCGGAACTGCTCGACGTCGTCGGACTCAGCTCCAGCGCGGGCAAACGCCCGCACCAGCTCTCCGGCGGCCAGCGCCAGCGGGTCAACATCGCCCGGGCCCTCATGGGCGATCCCAAGGTCCTGCTCGTGGACGAACCCACCGCCGCCCTGGACCACGAACGCAGCGACTCCATCGTCCGGCTCCTGCGCCGCGTCACCGACGACTTCAGGGTCGCCACGGTCATGGTGACCCACGACACCGAATTCGTCCCGCTGACCGATTCGGTCGCCACCATGCGCGACGGAAAGCTCACCGCCCCCGTACTGACGACGGTCTGA